AGGTATAGACTCTTGTGGTTAAGAGACTTTGGTTTGGAAAGAAGTGGTTGAGTTGAATTGGACATTGCCCTTTGGTTTTAGTGGTAAAATGATTGTTTGTGTTGGTCTTCCACTACCGTGAATCATGCCAATTTATAGAATATGCTAGTGAGTGGAGTACATGAGCTGAGGGTTttgatttccttttcttatttgCACATGCTAATTCATTATCATTGCACCTAATACACTATAAAGTATTCACAAAAAACTAAACCTTTAtgattatctctttttaaaaaagaaaatgaacagTATGACTCAAAGTTGCtagacaatatatatatttcgaaAACCGGTCAGATTTTGTGGTATAGATATTTTTTAGTAAaggtttatataatttttgtttacaaatttgtatatatatgtaaaattttcttAATAGGGGACATAAGCCAATAATTTACTAGCCTACGCTCAGGACCTTGTATTGGATAGCTTCAATTTGGTGGTAGAAATAAAATGTAAGGATTCATTCCACTAAGAAAATCATCATATCCAACAacttttatactatatatacttTTCTTTTATCTTATCTTCTAAAACCACCAAACCAAATGGCCTCGGTGTAAAATTTATACTGGTAAATATTATATTCCATaatgtttttgttaattatactTTGGGAAAGTATTACTACGTACGTACCgatatattgaaaaaaataaaagtttccCATCAATCTTCAAACACAGCAGAAAACCTAACATAAAATCTTGAAAACGTTATTTCTAGTGACGAATAAAGTCAATGTTTCAACAATTTTTTATCACAAGTCAAAAACTCCACATCTAAAACTTAACTTTCTAGAAAGTAAAACATTAcgtaatttacaaaaaaataagtaaaacaaTACGTGGACAGTATAATAGTATAATTTGAAACTTGATACCACCGTAACACATCCAACGTTTGTCGACGGCAGCTAAGCTTATCCATCAACGCCCATTTTTCATCTTTGATGATCACTAGAGCTATAAATACTTTTACAAAACTAATAGCTAAGTTTTATGTAAGGATAGTGATTTACATTACGAAATCCATCAGAATATAAGATTTACTGATTTGATATTATCATAtcttaactaaaaatatatgtatatattggcAACTTCTCGTTAACATACAAAATTGAAAATCTACTGTAGGCTTTTCCAACAGAATATTCAGGCAACGactttatctttatatttgatATACTTTATTGAATAAATTAAACCAAAACAATGACCACGTTTTAAATACTGAAACTCGAAGCAAATGACAACTACAATGATGTCAATCAGCGAATTTAGCTCACTTATCTTATTGGTTAAGCTGATTGCTCAAGTCTTTCAGCCAGATTGATTTCCAAGTCTGAAGTGACTACACTGTTACATAATACTTGACGAACAAATGTATTGTAAGGAGCAAACTGTATTGTTACAAACTTACACAATAAGTAGAATCATTAATgtacaataaaaaataacaagtgGTATTAGTCAATATTTGAGATCTATCTACTATGCTTTTTGTTATCCAATCATCGTAATTCTTCTTTTTAGTTGTATTTACCTGTTAAAAACATTAGAAGATTAAATTTAAAGCACACTGATTTCATCACTTCCAATTTTTCTATGTAAAAAAGTACACAATAgaatatgtatattatttacttttagcATAACTCGCTCTTATCTGCAAGACTTCAAgtgtaaattaattaaaatcttCTTGTCGTCAACTTTTTGACAGTCCGGTGGTTAGAATCATgttcatatatttaaatttgaaaaggaCAATTACATTAGAGTgagaaagaaaatgaatatttcagttcaaaacaaaagaaacgaaaatgaatattattaaaaatttatgataaagaaacaaaaccatTTTTATAAACCCATTGGTTTCTTCTTTCTTGTAATAATCAAGATTCAAGGACAGGATCATGTTTTGCTGGGAATaagcatcttacaaaaaaaaacgtgtcaataaatataacaaatgaAGGAATATAATTTGCGATCTTTTTATGATATTCAGATGTGTCGGCGGCGGGATTTTCaaatcttatctattaaaatagaagtcatgatttttttcatgtgtgatattttattttagaccATCTACTAAAAAATAATCACATTTAATAGTTCTATCATTTTCCATATATTTTGCCTATTAAtgcaaaacattaaaacaagATTTATCTACAATATCGCTGCTCTATAATTTTCTCTTCATTAACAATAGTCACGTAAAATAAGGAGATGATTAATAAAGATACCAACATTTTTTTTGGGTACGCATAAAGGTACCAgttttaacttttctttttgttcagtTCTTTATTGATGAAATCTAATCTTGGTTGTTTTTTCTGTTGAATTCTTAATTACATGAATATAAAGcttgatttagaaaataattttcaaaagcATATATTTACCATCACATAAAATGTCATGTTTTTCATATATTGAGGATGATTGGTTGGGCTTTATCTTCATATTTTAGCTTTGTTTacttttaaatcactaaattttaccaatcatgttgtagctttatttttaatagttaaaaccTAAATCAAGTTTCTATAAAcatttaccaatcatgctttagctttatttttatagctacaGCAAAAAACCTAaagcaaattttttttaatgtattttaggtAAAAAAACCTAAAGTTTCCTTTTATAGGCGGTAGAAtctgtgaaataaaaaaattatatgtgatatcaaataaattagataatcataattaaaaacatctataaatatttaattcaattttgGGGTGTTGTAAAAatgattgaaatattttaaataaaatatacattatttacatatcacattttaaataacaataaactttgagaatttataaaaaatattaatataaatgatttaattgataaaaaataactattttatatatacatcacagatttcacatattttattttaaaatatctacagcctatAATTTACAactacaacaaatttaactacagAAAAAAGTCTCTCCAAAAAAATCTACAGTAACAACTTTACAGGTACAACCAATTTACCTACAGCTAAATTTTTAGAGCCACAGTTGAACCAATCATCACCATTATGTTATACATTGCTTACAATTTCACAataaatttttctatatttaggtcggctaatatatatttaccaaaatcaaatttatataagaCTCACctatataaaaaatctatattttttaaatctaacaaTGTTGAGAATATTCCTcactctttttattattttagtatatatttaaaattagtaccataaaatctatatataaaaatttaaatatatggttaatgttaaatatatgtatataccaCTAatgacataaaataaaaattatatatatataagtgaaaacaaatacctgcgcggttgcgcggattaAAGTCTACTGTTCATTTTAAAGGGGATTTGGAGATTGATTTTGGTTTGTGCCATTAATAGAAAAGGGTATAATGTTTCAATTAACAATTTGCTTGAAGATGTCAAACATTGGGAATCTATAAGTGCCGAGTTCTCACACACCAAGTGCACCTAAAGTCGTTTTCCCCTGCCCGGCCTCAAAGTAAAAGATCAACATGGCAATTCCGAAAGTACGGGCTAGCGTAGAGTGCTAATGTGTTTTGCGAAGAAGGTTGTAAGAACAACATAGACCATCCAAGAGCAAAACCTCTCAAAGACATTAGAGAACGCTTCAAATGCATTACAAACGAAAGCACGAATTGTGGAAGTGCAACTAAAATGTTGGAAGCTGCGTTTGCCAAAAAGAGCTACATAGATTTGGAAGCCGAGAAAGAGAACTGATAATTAAGCtggaaaaccaaaccaaaccatgaTCGTAGGGAGCCGAGGACTTggataaatatttcaatttgtGGAACGTAGATATGTTAACCTTAGACCACCTCCATCGAGGGGTGCTTAGAGGGTTCTTAACccaaaagtgaaaaaaaaattaaataaaaaaggacCAAAAATAGAAGAACCGGTGCTTGTTTTGGGCTTTCTGGAGTTGGTAAGAAGCGCATACGTGTCCGTCTCTGATTGCACTGTCCCTgtattgtctctctctcttcgtcAGGGTTTCGACCAAAGCAAAACAAAGTCTCTTCTCTCTCGGACAATCTGTCGTCTCTGTCGGTCCATCTTCATGTGCGCGATTGCGTCCTTCTCTGATAACTTCAGTAACCAAACTCCCTTTGCTCAGATCCAGGTTtgcgttttttttctttcaaaattgcaAAGATCTCTTTGTGTAATCATGGATCTAAAGATGCATGCTTAACTTTGTGATGAGTTTAAGCTGTTTAgatcatttgttttgttttggttttggtctTGTGGTGGAAAAGTCTGAGCCTTTTAATAATGATTGTGCTTTGGTGTGGTGTGTAGATATTGAACATCAATTGGTTTCAGAAGCAACCCCATGGAAATGATGAGATAAGCTCTCATGGCTACATCAAATGAAAGTTTGGCTTTTGATGGTTGAGTTGATTAAGATACATAATGGTTATGACTTTGTACTTTCGGTATGAAACTTTAGTGAGAGCCATATGTCTTTCTTGAACTCGATGGCCGTTGGGGGTTTATATGCGACTGTTTGTTTGAACATTGTAGTAGAGCATAATGATTTTACAATAGCCTAGCTCTCTTGAAAGTCATATTGAACTCAAAATTGTCCAAGTTGTTGAATTTACACCAGGAATGTGATATTAGTTTATAAGTAAATCCTCTGTTATTTTCCGTCTTATGCATATATTTACCACGTAACGTGTGTTTCAGGTCAACTTGACACTGAACATAACAGCGTACTTGCAGCCACGTAACGTGTGTTTCAGGTCAACTTGACACTGAACATAACAGCGTACTTGCAGTCACTATTTACTTGGAACACAAAGCAGGTATAGTACCATCTGAAAACACACCAAATGCTAATCTGAGATCTCCCAGTCTCAGTCTCATACTGTAACGCTGAATACTTCTTTTTGTATGGTCTGGGATAAGACATAATGAAACCAGCACAAACGAAAATATTTGTAGGTGTTATGTGGCTTTAGTGTGAGGTCCCTCTTGTTGATATACCATGAACATTTTTCACAGGTTTCTCTATGGGATGCTATAATACCAGAGAAAGAACCCttaacgagagagagagagagagagagagagagagagagagagagagagagagagagagagagagagagagagagagagagagagagagagagagagagagagagagagtccgtAGTCATAATCGTCTTCTCATTAACTGGTTTATCTTTCTCAGCCATAGCAAACCTAGctgctttttttttctcagccATGGCCGACATAcctgaaacaaacaaacaaagataCGAATGAATGAACGGTTTTACACtttgttttctcaaaaaaaaaaaggaagagaatgAAGAAGGTAACGTACGTGCGTTAGATACGCCACCGCCCACCTTTTTTATAGGGAGGACCTCATGAACTACAATTTTAAAGCCTCCCACAGAACCTCCGCTAAGTTTCAGAGCCTTTTCAATAGCATCTCCATGGAGATAAGCGACACAACACCCGTCCCCGAAAACAAAGCAACCGGATCGAGGGAAAATTCAAGGCGATTGCTGTCGAAAGGGTAAGCTGTAACTCGTAAAATACGTCCTCCCATGTCACTTCCATCAAGCTTCAACGccttttcttcatcttcttcgttaAGATAGATTAACGCGAATCTGCAGAGAATAGTACCGTGGTAGTCGACTTCGGGAGCAGAAGCATGTATTAACTTTATTCCACGTGATGCGAAGTGTTTTCTCAGGGCCTCTTCAACACCCTCCCTAGGAGGGGAGGTGTCGTATCCCTCAACCGCAATCCTGCTAATGCTGCTATATATTGCAAaggatattaattaattaattaattaccgTGAGACAAGAACACATGATCCATctaattagatatacaaaaaaaaaaatagagacgAACCTGCTTTTTCGAATCGCTGCATCACTACCGTTCAATTCCAGACCTTCCACACCCTAAAGTAAATAAGATCTAATCAGCTATGAAGAAACAACTAATTCGAGAAACAGAAAGCGATCGAAGAATAATTACTTTGATTGCGGATTCGTCCATGGCGACTGCCCTAGGTTTCTAGCGGATTCTACTAATGCTGTTGCAAAGGATATTCCCTGTATatttaattgagaaacatttaattaaaagttGTAAATTTAAGTTTATACTCCGTCCGTTTTAGCATTTCGATGCAGAATTTATTAACTTTATTCTGCAGTTTATTTTTCTATCGATTGAAATAGGAGTAGGTGTATCAGTAATAACATTTTTGAATGGAAAACatgcaaaattaaataattttcttaatctatgtgtaAAAATCTCAAATGACACTTATAATAAAACAGAAGTgagtattaattaaaaagaatagATGTCCATTAGAAAGTCCAAAATccaattattagtaaaaaatatattaatccaaacatAATTGTATACTAGGATAAAACCTATGTTTTGCGCATGGTgagtttatataataaaaattaaaaatttatagtattaacaaattaaatatgtatatgtgtTTGAATCTTTTTTAATATGCATACAattatgttttctttatataatcatCTATATGTTGGACCGTGGATTTGTAATTGTAATTGTGGAATGAAAtctattttgaatttatgatGAGCCTGATCGATTTGGCATTAAAATTTTTATCACCATTATACCTATAAAAACCTTAATGTGGTCATCAAGTGAATTATTATTACAAAAGAggttatacaatttttttaatattttaatttaatatcattGAGAACCATTTTAATGGTTTTAGAACCAACAGCTTAGTAttgtttccaaaatcaaattaCTTTGACCTTAGTCTTCCACATAGTTTTGAAGGGTTTCAACtagacgactaaattgatccaTGCATTTTCTTGCTTTAAATGGTtagctgaatatatatattatttaatttgaatatgtattatataacaatacatattaatacaattttatgatcaattgtatcttgttataacaaaacaaattaacccattgatcaaaaaaatttcaaagtgagattttaaaatttctaataatttatagtcgttttaaaagttcaaaatataacatatacgaaaagaatctaaattttttattatatgtttaatgtgattgtttaatttcttttaataatataaaattagacaaaaatgaagaaggatacgaaaattgttattaaatctttattgttcataatcattaatggtcatatatacgttaatcatattaggtaattttgtagtttttatttaagaaaactatgagaatattcttttatacactatttatcaatttgatagttagtataataaaaagtataatataaattaagatggaccaacctatttttctaagaattctgaattttattctcatggtgacacgtgactacaaaacaatgttgtaatgtttctcaattaatatataagggatgacATGATAAATTTAATACTCGGCAACCTCATTAAGTTAATACTCGACGATCGATCATTAAATGACTTTCGTTAAATGGctcaaaattgatttatattgtgatccaacataatatatttttaaagtgtAAAATATACTCTTAGTCCGTATTACTTggacaaaaatttaaatcaaagttCGCTATATATTATGGCCTAAGTATTGTATGATTTTGCTATAAATCggaaagtaataatttttttttaaagttatgattttttattaatagtaAAGAGAcgctttgataaaaaaaaacaaagagatgcagctatttaaaataattttgttaataaaagaaaaaaagaagaatattgTTCGGTTCTCGGACATTCTTCGcctataaaaatttatataaagaatAATACAGAAATTAAGTTGTTTTGTTATTACCAAATGaacttatatatcaaatattttttcttgcAACATAATTTCTTAGAActtaaattatgaaatttatattgaaGATTAAGAAAAAGTTTTGGCATCTGCCTAATTGTTTTTCGTAGTCTAggaaaacattaataatgaccTTTAGTAGTAGTCAATGATATATATCACGTTAACCTAACTTTCATCCTATACAAAGTAACGGTTGCAAACAAATAATACTATCATCTTCTATATTTAAGGCTTACGAATAATAATAGTTAGGCTGCaaaattttatgttgtcttaATGTGGCCCATAACCAAACTATACTTCAAATTATAAGCTTAATCCAATTTATAAttgtctttttaatattttaattttccatCTTATGTTGTCAAAAAGAAAGTAAGAAACTGATTACCTAAAAGAGAAAATAGTTCTCAAGTTAATGTGGTCCATAACCAAACTATACTTCAAATTATAAGCTTAATCCAATTTATAAttgtctttttaatatttaattttccatcttatgttgtcaaaaagaaagtaaaaaattgattgcctaaaagagaaAATAGTTCTCAAGTTAATTACCTCCACTGGCTTCATGGTCAAGATGAGAATGTCAGTTGACTTATCAGCAGTCAACACACACACAGATAGAGTATTTCCAACAAAACTGTGGACAAAGGACTTCTTCTGGTGTCGAGATGGGTCCTTAAGGTCGGGTTTAGCCCATGCTTGAAATGAACCAAATTTACTAGCATGTACAAGTTGGTTGTAAGGGAGAAATCCTCTCAAAGGTCCGAAACAGACCTACAAACAacacaaagagaaagagaacgAAATGTAATCAGAGAGAAAATCAGTGAGAAAGGGAAATCATGAAGAGAGATATTACCTCATACCCTCTAGTTGTGACATCAGTCACATTAACAGACAACTCTTGGCTAGACTCAAGAAAGTCCATCACTTTTGAGGCGGTGGTGGTGGGGACTGAGAAGATGATCTCCTGCTGAGTTGAAGAGGGAGACGACGCGGAGAGAGAAGGGGAGAGAAACTTCTCCTGAAAACAAgcaatataaatcaaaatcaatgctTAACCACTACCATTAAAACTGGAAACAAACAACTACTcaaactcaaaatcatcaaatcagtcaaaaaaaaagaagaagtaaatATCTACATGTCACTGGATTCAAATGTACAGATGTTCTACTGTTTCATATTGATGGCAGATCATTTTAATTGGATAGTTTATTGTTTtaggaaaaaataaatgtttgttCCTATAGAGATGAGATTTAAACAAAGAATTGATGATTCACAAGGAAGTACGAAATTCACAAGAATTGAATAATGTTTTGTTCTTACTTTTGCTTTCACATAAACAATTCCACTTGATGGCAAGAGGTCCAATGATTCTCCATGTTCTCTTGTTATTTTCATAATGCCTATAATACCTTTCAGCTCATAAAAAAATAGTTCAGTGACTAATCTCAATTTTCAACTTAATGAATAAACGGGTCGGTGTTTTAAATCTTTAAGTAGAGAATCATGGGATATTAAGTTCGATCATGGCAAAACAGTTTACAGTAATTTTAAATGTTGAGTTTACTGttaattttatctattatttaattaatgtgTTACATCACTTACACGTTGTTCCTCAGCTTTGGCCCGTCGACTTCTTGCCTTGCAACCTGAAGACAGATCTATAGTGGATTGCTCGATGCAAAGCCAGGTTATGTCCAGAGAAGCCAAGCTATCTTCTATAGACTTCTTAATCTGAAGATAGATCTATAGTGGATTGCTCGTTGCAAAGCCCGACTATGTCCAGACAAGACATATCTCGTTTCCCTTCTTCGCTGGTCTTGTTGGATATGGTCTCATTATAAGACCTGGAGAGTGAGCTCATAAAGCCAGCCCATGAGCGTTGGTCCCAATCTATTAAACCCCACGATTTAGGTTTTTTTTCCAGGCATGATCTCCTGCTGCGACGCGGAGAGAGAAGGGGAGGGAGACTTCTCCTGAAAACAAgcaatataaatcaaaatcaacGCTTACCCACTACCATTAAAACCGGAAACAAACAACTAGCcaaactcaaaatcatcaaatcagtcaaaaaagaagaagaagtaaataTCTACATGTCACTAGACCAATTTCAAATGTGCAGATGTTGTACTGTTTCATATTGATGGCAGATCATTTTAATTGGATAGTTTATTGTTTTATGAAAAATAGTTGTTTGTTCCTATAGAGATGAGATTTAAATAAAGAATTGATGATTCTCAAGAAAgtaagaaattcacaagaattgaataatgttttgttcttttttttttgctttcacaTAAACAATTCCACTTGATGGCGCAAGAGGTGTCCTCTTGTTATTTCCATAATGCCCATAATACCCGTTTCAGCTTATCAAAAATAGTTCAGTGACTAATTTCAATTCTCAACTTAATGAATAAACTGGTCGGTGTTTTAAATAATCAGGGGATATTAAGTTCGATCATGGCAAAAcaatttacattaattttaaatgttGAGTTTACTGttaattttttctattatttaattaaacctTTTGGTGCTTTCTCTTGCAACTTTAATAATTGCTACTTTGTTTAGTGGTATAAGAAATTTTTCCATTCGTTTCAATATAGACAGATgttttaaaatgaatattttattttaatttacgtaaaattttgaagttttaaggttaactttaactttattgaaaattatttaaccaaTTAACTTTTACAATCTTTCTACAATtgattaacaaaatttaaaattatatctttaaaatacatatccGTGAGAGATTCCCTGAGCTTCCTTGGGAGTGTTCCACTAGCCCTTGGGCTTAAAATCATTCTTTGTTTTCGATCAAAGTATTAAGTGGAAATTGTTGctgtaataatttttaattgacTTTTTCTGCATTTTATTTCTCCTGGATTATATACACATTACACAAACATTTTTTACACAAACCTTATACTAAAGtcacaaactaaaaaaaaaagaaggtcaCAAACTAAGAGAGTAAAAATACAAGTTACACAGGCTACAAATACACTGTACACAAGCTATAAGTACACTTTACACAAACTAAAATACACTTTTACACAAACTTTATTAGGATTGAGATTTCTTACCATGTATCAATATAATTCTAAGCAATATGAACAAGGCGTGAGGACTGAACGAAACCATCGACCCTTTTCTTGATCTCATCAGGATTTGCGCCCACCAGTTTGTCCATCGTATTACCATCCTTCAAGAACATAAAAGTAGGCATAGCCTTTACCTTTAGCCGTCTCGCCACTTCCTGACCAGTCCAACATGGTATATAATAAAAGAACCCATCAATGATCACCAATCTAGCTATTGTTCAATTTCACAACACTTGTCAAGAGATTAAGTTTCTTTGAATTTTCTTCCATTCTTTATGGTTAAGACCCCAAAAACTAGAGACAGATAAGTATTTTTACCTTGACTTCATCAACATCAACTATAAGAAACAGAGCATCCTTATAGCTAGAGGCAAGATCTTCAAAGAACGAGTTCATAAACACAGAAGGAATACACCAAGATGCTGTGAAATGAGCCACAATCTGTAAATACCATAAAGCAACAACCTCTGTTGGTAAGTAATGAACAAACAAGCCAGAACCATTCATTAAACTAACACAATTTTGGCGGTGGTGGTTAATATGTTGAGAGAAATATCTCCTGGAAAAGAAAGAGATAAGGAGGATGAGAGACTTACAGGACAAGCCTGATTCTTGGCTTGACTCACATAAAAGTTCCATGACTCAGGAGAATCGACTTTAACAACTCTTGAATTCTTCTGCAGTTCTTGATCTTCCATCTGTTG
The window above is part of the Brassica napus cultivar Da-Ae chromosome C8, Da-Ae, whole genome shotgun sequence genome. Proteins encoded here:
- the LOC111209145 gene encoding uncharacterized protein LOC111209145 isoform X2, whose protein sequence is MDESAIKGVEGLELNGSDAAIRKSSISRIAVEGYDTSPPREGVEEALRKHFASRGIKLIHASAPEVDYHGTILCRFALIYLNEEDEEKALKLDGSDMGGRILRVTAYPFDSNRLEFSLDPVALFSGTGVVSLISMEMLLKRL
- the LOC111209145 gene encoding uncharacterized protein LOC111209145 isoform X1, with protein sequence MDESAIKGVEGLELNGSDAAIRKSSSISRIAVEGYDTSPPREGVEEALRKHFASRGIKLIHASAPEVDYHGTILCRFALIYLNEEDEEKALKLDGSDMGGRILRVTAYPFDSNRLEFSLDPVALFSGTGVVSLISMEMLLKRL
- the LOC106413750 gene encoding thioredoxin-like protein CXXS1 — protein: MEDQELQKNSRVVKVDSPESWNFYVSQAKNQACPIVAHFTASWCIPSVFMNSFFEDLASSYKDALFLIVDVDEVKEVARRLKVKAMPTFMFLKDGNTMDKLVGANPDEIKKRVDGFVQSSRLVHIA